A single Corticium candelabrum chromosome 16, ooCorCand1.1, whole genome shotgun sequence DNA region contains:
- the LOC134192263 gene encoding probable ATP-dependent RNA helicase DHX34, producing the protein MGYDSSSKMRRLQEFWISKASAEQRKGRAGRTGPGVCFRLYASADYDALQDYATPEIHRVPLDSLVLQMVDLELGDPRTFAFIEPPSLSAINNSISFLKQQDALTNDELLTPIGQMLAKLPVDIVIGKMLVMGTLFNMVDPVLTIAAALSVQSPFHRLLKGGESAVQTKRRELESDHGDMFTLLNAFDSWVEAKAEGLKASRRWCRKYGLENQRFYEITKLKDQFKEILQEYHLLENEDEDSDSKHSSAKKRRTDYNERRKRRELKELKTKHIKEPRRRRVLKVEGEEDEGSSGEEAEQLDIRDLEFKLTHDLDKLQATTIMNRSFTLKDIDLLKIILCSGLYPQLAIADDCNTWRKDSEQVFHTQAKLFVVLHPTSVFATQPHILQPKIRDGEQPVPGRGPAKVQFNTSHEIIAYVDLLETTKPFVVNGIRVPALQTCLLFARSLDTNADCRRILVDGWLEMLFPESQIGQKTLSAVQQLRSTWNRLLGLRLKQVEHYKADIAHQSWKDRLADHEEVLARKLCEFLDSRIMYSLRRLPPSELEQIYIGPTDEGPSGADFVTSTCPQHPTKGGQVATDYLTYNCLSSGGFDSDYGGAVMRHWNCPRCNQSMVATIAERMRHDEECSSRQQKETEELEDAEYKRQQVVDTARSLASENLRKSYHCSVCDKEFMFTFTEILKHARTHTNSGLNKTD; encoded by the exons ATGGGGTATGACTCTTCAAGCAAAATGAGACGATTGCAGGAATTTTGGATTAGTAAAGCTAGTGCTGAACAGAGGAAAGGCAGAGCAG GTCGAACAGGACCTGGTGTTTGCTTTAGACTTTATGCATCTGCTGACTATGATGCTCTCCAAGATTATGCAACACCCGAGATTCATCGAGTTCCTCTGGATTCTCTTGTTCTTCAGATGGTGGACTTAGAGTTAGGAGATCCACGGAC ATTTGCATTTATTGAACCACCGTCACTTTCTGCCATCAACAATTCAATTTCATTTCTGAAGCAACAA GATGCTCTAACTAATGATGAGCTGCTTACTCCAATTGGTCAAATGTTAGCCAAGCTGCCTGTTGACATCGTAATTGGCAAGATGCTGGTAATGGGCACTCTATTTAAT ATGGTTGATCCTGTGTTGACTATTGCGGCTGCATTAAGCGTTCAGTCTCCTTTTCATCGTCTCTTGAAGGGAGGGGAATCAGCCGTGCAG ACTAAGCGAAGAGAGTTGGAGTCAGATCATGGGGACATGTTTACTCTATTGAATGCATTCGACTCATGGGTGGAG GCAAAAGCAGAGGGTTTGAAAGCATCTCGTAGATGGTGCCGGAAGTATGGACTAGAAAACCAAAGATTTTatgaaattacaaaattaaaagaTCAATTTAAAGAAATTCTTCAG GAATACCATCTTCTTGAAAATGAAGATGAAGACTCTGATAGCAAACACAGCAGTGCCAAGAAAAGGCGAACAGACTATAATGAAAGGAGAAAGAGGCGTGAGTTAAAAGaactaaaaacaaaacacattaaAGAACCAAGGAGACGAAGGGTTTTGAAAGTTGAAGGCGAA GAAGATGAAGGTAGCAGTGGAGAAGAGGCAGAGCAGTTAGATATTCGAGATCTGGAGTTTAAGCTTACTCATGATCTGGACAAACTGCAGGCAACTACTATTATGAATCGAAGTTTCACTCTCAAGGACATTGATCTTCTCAAAATTATCTtatgcag TGGTCTGTATCCACAGCTGGCAATTGCTGATGATTGTAACACATGGCGAAAGGATTCTGAGCAAGTCTTTCACACTCAG GCGAAACTCTTTGTTGTATTACATCCTACCAGCGTGTTTGCTACTCAGCCACACATACTGCAACCCAAA ATTAGAGACGGAGAACAACCAGTTCCAGGACGTGGTCCCGCAAAAGTCCAGTTTAATACTTCTCATGAAATTATTGCATATGT AGATTTACTAGAGACCACAAAGCCATTTGTAGTCAATGGAATCAGGGTTCCTGCTTTGCAgacatgtcttctgtttgctCGTAGCTTGGACACCAATGCAGACTGTCGTCG AATTCTAGTAGATGGGTGGCTTGAGATGTTGTTTCCTGAGAGTCAGATTGGTCAGAAGACATTGTCAGCAGTACAACAGTTGAGGTCAACATGGAATCGGCTCTTGGGACTAAGATTGAAGCAAG TGGAACACTACAAGGCTGACATAGCACACCAGAGCTGGAAGGATCGTTTAGCCGATCATGAAGAAGTCTTGGCAAGGAAACTTTGTGAATTTCTTGACAGCAGAATAATGTACTCTCTTCGTCGCCTACCTCCATCTGAACTGGAGCAAATATACATTGGCCCCACTGATGAAG gcCCATCTGGCGCTGACTTTGTGACATCAACTTGTCCCCAACATCCAACTAAAGGAGGACAAGTGGCCACAGATTACCTAACCTACAACTG TCTTTCAAGTGGCGGATTTGACTCTGACTATGGAGGTGCTGTCATGAGACACTGGAATTGTCCTCGCTGCAACCAGTCTATGGTTGCAACTATCGCAGAAAGGATGCGACATGATGAAGAATGTAGTTCCCGACAGCAGAAGGAAACTGAAGAATTAGAAG ATGCTGAATATAAGAGACAGCAGGTAGTTGATACAGCTCGATCTTTAGCGAGTGAGAATTTGAGGAAAAGCTACCATTGCTCAGTATGTGATAAGGAATTTATGTTTACGTTTACTGAAATACTAAAACATGCTCGAACCCATACCAACAGTGGACTGAACAagacagattaa
- the LOC134192396 gene encoding A disintegrin and metalloproteinase with thrombospondin motifs 9-like produces the protein MAQNALIVLAVFSTLAAWPASGQNTRENIRDLPPNFLENFNRWASYEWRPKNSSCLPVCGGTRTIQVTYQCWATTDGGVSLYVQDGWCGSELSETKPKAFTIDCSTEETACCPLNQKTLIHGHYAPCLQACGGNQKLIGTDQCLVYSDCITSQRFQTSECDPTFRFSETCGRDLISTCSTYSWIALGESKNNASCGAIRGTYPEVKCQVGIFLRKEEPTSVFVPDTECIALGRLTLQQKEETAIEDKGTIQCVYMPREWSACSATCGDGTRQRERRCVQIINGIETGVDFDECAKDPSVVVQPRVETESCRIRDCVCEEPYYSAEDFGPCSATCEGTQTRNIRCDCRVEGVIRQENMSVCQALTTGPFPATERPCNDIPCPTYHYRVGSWGDCDSTCGAGQRRRPVQCIKTQGAVVTVVPLQECIDNGAGQPPTDFENCNSRCRYQVFPYQECSVTCGGGIQTRLVFCIRTTDTGSERVTLAECANDPTNTEALPDTEQACNEQECPCLNPRWQPSVWSDCSLTCGNGTRTRTVECRCFISGQDTVAPDEKCEGQRRPHLRENCYTRCPCVDPQYVALPFGPCDKTCGSDTFRKRDLECHCQRGEEEAVEDIELCDNRIPEQKPVVVEPCELGDCPCTNDTIRYLYTRWGDCDRECEGTKRRKVQCRCEKENVDKWVDDEICVGYLGQAPVTSGKCEPPCIANWTVRSWTACSKSCGQGTKTRVVVCEVFANGRLVDRGNDSQCIGADKPIERMQCTGAVAEDKAVWMTSGWTTCSNTCGVGVKHRQVRCVNKCTGQQRRKRHCLPNKPYHKVGCNLIPCDRSKCVDRRNGIYCDMVLRFGMCENIKYHRDCCQSCVNSLLGKR, from the exons ATGGCACAGAACGCTTTGATCGTTCTTGCCGTTTTCTCTACTCTAGCAGCATGGCCTGCCAGTGGACAAA ATACGAGAGAAAATATTAGAGACTTGCCTCCAAACTTTCTAGAGAACTTTAACAGATGGGCTTCATATGAGTGGCGACCAAAGAATAGTTcatgtctacctgtttgtggCGGAACAC GTACCATACAGGTTACTTACCAGTGTTGGGCTACAACAGACGGAGGTGTATCACTGTATGTACAAGACGGTTGGTGTGGAAGCGAATTATCTGAGACCAAACCCAAGGCTTTCACAATAGACTGTTCTACAGAGGAAACAGCTTGCTGTCCATTGAATCAGAAAAC GTTGATTCATGGGCACTATGCTCCCTGTCTCCAGGCGTGTGGTGGAAATCAAAAACTGATAGGGACCGATCAATGTCTTGTATATAGCGACTGTATCACTAGCCAACGGTTTCAAACTAGTGAGTGTGATCCAACTTTTAGGTTCAGCGAAACTTGTGGAAGAGACCTTATTTCAACCTGCAGTACATACTCATGGATAGCTTTGGGTGAATCCAAAAACAATGCGTCATGTGGTGCGATTAGAGGGACATATCCTGAAGTTAAATGTCAAGTGGGCATCTTCCTAAGGAAGGAGGAGCCCACCTCAGTCTTTGTGCCAGATACAGAGTGTATAGCATTGGGACGACTAACTCTacaacaaaaagaagaaaCAGCAATAGAGGATAAAGGAACAATACAGTGTGTCTATATGCCTAGAGAATGGAGTGCATGCAGTGCCACTTGTGGTGATGGTACaagacaaagagaaaggcGTTGTGTTCAGATAATAAATGGCATTGAAACGGGAGTTGATTTTGATGAATGTGCCAAAGATCCAAGTGTTGTCGTTCAGCCACGAGTAGAGACTGAAAGTTGCAGAATAAGAGATTGTGTATGTGAAGAGCCCTACTATTCTGCTGAGGATTTTGGTCCCTGTTCAGCAACATGTGAAGGCACGCAGACTCGTAATATCAGATGTGACTGTCGTGTGGAAGGTGTGATACGACAAGAAAACATGAGCGTATGTCAAGCACTGACTACTGGTCCTTTTCCagcaacagagagaccatGCAACGATATTCCATGTCCAACTTACCATTATAGAGTTGGGAGTTGGGGAGATTGTGACTCAACTTGTGGTGCTGGCCAGCGCCGCCGTCCAGTCCAGTGCATCAAGACACAAGGAGCTGTTGTTACTGTTGTACCTCTGCAAGAGTGTATTGATAATGGTGCAGGTCAACCACCCACTGATTTTGAAAACTGTAACAGCAGGTGCAGATATCAAGTCTTTCCATATCAAGAGTGTTCAGTTACATGTGGAGGAGGAATCCAAACAAGACTCGTCTTCTGTATTAGAACAACTGATACTGGAAGTGAAAGAGTGACTTTGGCCGAATGTGCTAATGATCCCACCAATACCGAAGCTTTACCAGATACTGAACAAGCTTGTAATGAGCAGGAATGTCCATGCTTGAATCCTCGATGGCAGCCCAGCGTGTGGTCAGACTGTTCTCTAACGTGTGGAAATGGAACACGAACAAGGACTGTGGAGTGTCGTTGTTTCATTAGTGGACAGGACACGGTCGCCCCAGATGAGAAATGCGAAGGCCAGAGGCGTCCTCATCTGAGAGAGAACTGTTACACACGTTGTCCTTGTGTTGATCCTCAATATGTGGCTCTCCCATTTGGTCCATGTGACAAGACATGCGGTAGTGATACATTTAGAAAACGAGACTTGGAATGTCATTGTCAGAGGGGAGAAGAAGAGGCAGTCGAGGACATAGAACTGTGTGACAACAGAATTCCAGAACAGAAGCCTGTTGTAGTTGAACCGTGTGAGCTTGGTGATTGTCCATGCACTAATGATACCATCAGATATCTCTACACCAGGTGGGGTGATTGTGACAGAGAATGTGAAGGTACAAAGAGACGAAAGGTCCAATGTCGCTGTGAAAAAGAAAATGTAGACAAGTGGGTTGATGACGAGATTTGTGTGGGATATCTTGGTCAAGCTCCAGTTACCAGTGGGAAATGTGAACCTCCATGTATAGCAAATTGGACAGTGAGAAGCTGGACTGCT TGTTCAAAGTCATGTGGCCAAGGAACCAAGACAAGGGTAGTTGTGTGTGAGGTATTTGCCAATGGCAGACTGGTTGATCGAGGTAATGATTCACAATGCATTGGTGCTGACAAACCCATTGAAAGGATGCAGTGTACGGGTGCAGTAGCTGAAGACAAGGCTGTGTGGATGACCTCAGGCTGGACCACA TGTTCCAATACATGTGGAGTTGGAGTAAAACATCGTCAAGTGAGGTGTGTCAACAAATGCACTGGACAGCAAAGGCGTAAAAGACATTGCCTCCCAAACAAGCCTTATCACAAAGTTGGATGCAATTTGATCCCAT GTGATCGTAGCAAGTGTGTAGACAGGCGCAATGGAATCTACTGCGACATGGTACTACGCTTCGGTATGTGTGAAAACATCAAGTATCACCGGGACTGCTGCCAGTCATGTGTCAACAGTTTGCTGGGGAAACGTTAG